A genomic region of Arachis stenosperma cultivar V10309 chromosome 9, arast.V10309.gnm1.PFL2, whole genome shotgun sequence contains the following coding sequences:
- the LOC130948423 gene encoding phosphatidylcholine:diacylglycerol cholinephosphotransferase 1-like, whose amino-acid sequence MDGGAPTLSADSAAAAATTAKTETQTPALVNGAVKRRNGGNNRTEAAPNGVKVMAAKKALHYHSYSRPSFLKWRLQDAVHVATHHWMPCLFAVGLLFFMAVEYTLRMVPPSSPPFDLGFIATRSLHHLLQDSPNLNTVLAFLNTVFVGMQMIYIMGAWLIEGRPRATISALFMFTCRGILGYSTQLPLPQGFLGSGVDFPVGNVSFFLFFSGHVAGSVIASLDMRRMKRHELAWLFDVLNLLQAGRLLGTRGHYTIDLAVGVGAGILFDSLAGKYEEFSQSKLLSLNGDHINGVANHTKRNLIP is encoded by the exons ATGGACGGTGGTGCACCCACTCTCTCCGCTGATTCCGCCGCCGCAGCCGCCACCACAGCTAAGACAGAGACACAAACGCCAGCATTAGTTAACGGAGCCGTTAAGCGAAGGAACGGCGGTAATAACCGAACGGAAGCAGCACCTAACGGCGTTAAAGTGATGGCAGCGAAGAAGGCGTTGCATTACCATTCTTACTCTCGACCCTCGTTCTTGAAGTGGAGGCTGCAGGATGCTGTACACGTGGCGACACACCATTGGATGCCGTGTTTGTTCGCGGTGGGCTTGCTGTTCTTCATGGCCGTGGAGTACACGCTCCGAATGGttcctccttcttctcctccgTTTGATTTAGGGTTCATCGCCACGCGCTCACTCCACCACCTGCTTCAAGATTCTCCTAATCTCAACACCGTTTTGGCCTTCCTCAATACG GTATTTGTGGGAATGCAAATGATTTATATCATGGGGGCATGGTTGATTGAAGGAAGACCAAGAGCAACAATCTCAGCACTATTCATGTTCACATGTCGTGGGATTTTGGGTTATTCCACACAGCTTCCATTGCCACAG GGATTTCTGGGTTCCGGGGTGGATTTCCCCGTTGGGAACGTATcgttcttcttgttcttctccGGCCACGTGGCCGGATCAGTGATCGCGTCACTGGACATGAGGAGAATGAAGAGGCACGAGCTGGCGTGGTTGTTCGACGTGCTGAATTTGTTGCAAGCAGGGAGGTTGTTAGGGACAAGGGGCCATTACACCATTGATTTGGCAGTTGGTGTTGGTGCTGGGATTCTCTTTGATTCTCTTGCAGGCAAGTACGAGGAGTTTAGCCAGAGCAAGTTATTAAGTCTCAATGGTGATCATATCAATGGTGTTGCCAACCATACAAAACGAAATTTGATTCCATGA
- the LOC130948261 gene encoding uncharacterized protein LOC130948261: protein MDFVVGCKLSSWWVEVAPPSSSLQDECSSAQLTRNQCDPVQGVLAPSLAHPTCPEPDNRTLAPSVGTDCLNGSRTRSRRPSSSRRSGGGCLRRLAKGGRRSPQQHTRTRPFGGTGGDSAIIIQELRHRVQNLERQLADRERDARSTDPSYTPSPGSEEEDSHRSRSRRASASRTEAESTREESPIMRRRNDTIIYSRGRPTRRAARGHEDGEGRSERTRQPVIMGVTPFHRSILEVRLPKHFDKPTDMRYDGTQDPLEHLTAFEARMNLEGVGDEVRCRAFPVTLAGPAIRWFNGLPQGSIYSFSDISRAFLAQFTTRIAKAKHPINLLGVTQRQGEPTRRYLDRFNDECLEIDGLTDSVASLCLTNGLLNENFRKHLTTKPVWTMHEIQTVAKEYINDEEVSRVVAANKRQSGYSQARQPGDGERAKEKSREEASNKAPRSFPRVGKFTNYTPLTLPIVEVYQQIAEKGILPKPRPLKDRTGGNKNLYCDYHKGYGHQTQDCFDLKDALEQAIREGKLAAFSHLIREPRRHYRDQDEEGKARSAKRRQEPEDRDHGLTVINVVTAKNAALKSRSAHKKDAKVLTISSPPVQGSKKPPSISFGPEDQWFSDAPENPPWS from the exons ATGGACTTCGTTGTTGGATGCAAACTATCGAGTTGGTGGGTTGAG gtggcacccccctcaTCTTCTCTCCAGGACGAGTGCTCGTCTGCTCAACTTACCCGCAACCAGTGCGACCCAGTCCAAGGCGTCCTCGCCCCCTCACTTGCACACCCGACCTGTCCGGAACCCGACaaccgaacattggcgccgtctgtggggaccgACTGCCTAAATGGAAGTCGCACTAGGTCCCGGCGACCGAGCTCGAGCCGCCGGAGCGGAGGGGGCTGCCTCCGTCGCCTCGCAAAGGGGGGGCGGAGATCTCCCCAACAACACACGAGAACGCGACCATTTGGGGGAACGGGCGGCGATAGCGCCATAATAATACAGGAGCTACGCCACAGAGTCCAGAACCTAGAACGACAACTAGCCGACCGGGAGCGGGATGCGCGGTCTACCGATCCCAGCTATACCCCATCTCCCGGGAGCGAAGAAGAAGACTCTCACCGAAGCCGCTCGCGGCGTGCATCCGCATCCCGGACGGAAGCGGAGAGCACGCGGGAAGAGTCACCCATaatgagaagaagaaatgaCACGATCATCTACTCCCGCGGCAGACCAACCCGCCGAGCAGCAAGAGGTCATGAAGACGGGGAAGGAAGATCCGAGAGAACACGACAACCCGTGATAATGGGCGTCACCCCGTTCCACCGATCTATCCTCGAGGTCCGGTtgccgaaacacttcgacaaaccaacggacatgaggtacgacggaACCCAAGACCCTCTAGAACACCTCACGGCCTTTGAGGCCAGGATGAATCTGGAGGGAGTGGGGGACGAAGTAAGATGCCGCGCCTTCCCGGTAACCCTGGCAGGGCCAGCGATCagatggtttaacggcctcccaCAAGGTTCCATATACAGCTTCTCAGACATCAGCCGTGCATTCCTGGCCCAGTTTACAACGCGGATCGCGAAGGCCAAGCACCCTATCAACCTTCTAGGGGTAACCCAGAGACAAGGGGAACCGACGAGGAGATACTTGgatcggttcaacgacgaatgcttggaaatCGACGGCTTAACCGACTCGGTGGCCAGTCTCTGCCTAACAaacggcctcctcaacgagaaCTTCCGAAAACACCTTACCACGAAACCGGTTTGGACAATGCATGAAATCCAGACGGTGGCCAAGGAGTACATAAACGATgaggaagtcagccgagtcgtggctgccaataagCGGCAGTCCGGCTACAGCCAGGCTCGGCAACCCGGTGACGGAGAGAGAGCAAAAGAAAAATCCAGGGAGGAGGCATCAAACAAAGCACCTAGATCGTTCCCTCGGGTCGGGAAGTTTACTAACTACACTCCACTCACTCTCCCCATCGTGGAAGTCTACCAGCAAATAGCAGAGAAGGGAATTCTTCCGAAGCCCCGACCACTTAAGGACCGAACGGGAGGAAACAAGAACCTTTATTGTGATTACCACAAGGGTTATGGTCATCAAACGCAGGACTGTTTTGACCTGAAGGATGCGCTGGAACAAGCgataagggaaggaaagctagcagcgTTCTCCCATCTCATCAGGGAGCCGAGGAGACATTATCGCGATCAAGACGAGGAAGGCAAAGCCCGTTCGGCTAAGCGGCGACAAGAACCCGAAGACAGAGACCACGGCCTCACCGTGATAAACGTGGTAACGGCAAAAAACGCCGCGCTAAAATCCCGATCGGCACACAAGAAAGACGCTAAGGTCCTGACGATCTCATCCCCGCCGGTGCAAGGCTCTAAGAAACCTCCATCCATTTCTTTCGGCCCGGAAGACCAATGGTTCAGCGACGCCCCGGAAAACCCCCCATGGTCATAa
- the LOC130948256 gene encoding uncharacterized protein LOC130948256, translated as MAEFVILRDSTAYNIILGRKTINDFEAIINTKLLVMKFVTDDGSIGTIRGDLETAVACDNASRSLRKKSKEASGVFLADLDARVEDRTRPEPEGDLEKFRIGDEEEKFTFVNKNLPHELKEPLIEMIRANRDLFAWTPADMPGIDPKIISHHLAVKAEARPVAQRRRKMSAERAEEVAKQTASLLEAGFIREVDCSTWLSNVVLYDIRYEPRQAIKAQAMADFLVEVTGDPSEDVSTRWKLHVDGASNQTFGGAGIILESPIGVVYEQSVRFEFPISNNQAEYEALIGGLTLAAEVGARRLEICSDSQVVTSQVNGSYQAKDPLLQKYLEKVKSLSQKFEEVTVHHVPRERNTRADLLSKLASTKPGEGNRSLIQGMTREPAITLHVTSLGSSWLDPITDFLEHGKLPDDEKDAAKLRREAAKYTVIQGQLFRKGLNQPLLKCLHPDQTDYVLREVHEGCCGHHIGGKALARKLIRNGYYWPSMMADSKEFVKKCVKCQQNANFARAPASELSLLTTSRPFSQWGVDLLGPFPVGPGQVKYLIVAIDYYTKWIEAEPLASISSSNCRKFMWRQVVTRFGIPEVVISDNGTQFTDKKFMKFLNGLGIKQRFSSVEHPQTNGQVESANKVILSGLKKRLDNKKGAWADELASVLWSYRTTEQSSTKETPFRLTYGVDAVIPVEIGELSPRLLLKGVEETVEKDLIDEAREMAHLTETALKQRMALRYNTKVLKREFEPNDLVLRRNDIGLPTPGEGKLAANWEGPYRVKKINHLVMTNDDAQPGTDHPGRSSTTAVTNNYTKGHGPPE; from the exons ATGGCCGAGTTCGTAATCCTCCGAGATTCCACAGCCTACAACATCATTTTGGGAAGAAAAACAATCAACGATTTTGAAGCCATAATCAACACCAAGCTGCTAGTTATGAAGTTCGTTACCGATGACGGATCCATAGGCACCATAAGGGGAGACCTCGAGACGGCGGTCGCTTGTGACAACGCCAGCCGTTCCCTTCGAAAGAAGTCCAAGGAAGCATCCGGCGTGTTCCTAGCCGACCTTGATGCCAGAGTAGAGGACAGGACGAGGCCAGAACCAGAAGGGGACCTGGAGAAGTTTAGAATCGGTGACGAAGAGGAAAAGTTCACATTCGTCAACAAGAACCTCCCACATGAGCTGAAGGAACCTTTGATTGAAATGATAAGGGCCAACAGGGACTTGTTCGCCTGGACaccagccgacatgccgggcatagatccAAAAATCATCTCACATCATCTAGCCGTCAAGGCGGAAGCACGCCCAGTGGCTCAGCGAAGGAGAAAGATGTCGGCGGAAAGGGCAGAGGAGGTAGCCAAGCAAACGGccagcctcctagaagcaggcttCATACGGGAAGTGGACTGCTCGACATGGCTCTCGAATGTGGTATTG TATGACATACGGTACGAGccccggcaagccatcaaggcgcaGGCCATGGCGGATTTTTTAGTTGAAGTAACGGGAGACCCAAGCGAAGACGTGAgtacacggtggaagctccatgtggacggagcctccaaccagacctTTGGAGGTGCCGGGATCATCCTGGAAAGCCCGATTGGGGTTGTATACGAACAGTCGGTCAGATTCGAATTTCCCATCtcgaacaaccaggcagaatatgaagcccttATAGGAGGCTTAACCCTAGCGGCAGAAGTCGGCGCGAGAAGACTGGAAATATGCAGCGACTCCCAAGTCGTCACTTCCCAAGTAAACGgtagctaccaagccaaagaccccTTGCTTCAGAAGTACCTGGAAAAGGTtaaaagcttgagccaaaagTTCGAAGAGGTCACGGTCCACCACGTACCtagagaaaggaacacacgggcagaCCTCCTGTCGAAGTTAGCTAGCACAAAGCCGGGAGAAGGGAAccggtctctcatccaaggcatgACGAGAGAACCAGCAATCACACTGCACGTGACAAGCCTAGGTTCTtcatggctagaccccatcaccGACTTCCTAGAACATGGCAAACTCCCCGATGATGAAAAGGACGCGGCAAAATTGAGAAGGGAAGCGGCCAAATACACCGTCATCCAAGGACAGTTGTTCAGGAAAGGGCTCAACCAACCCCTACTGAAGTGCCTTCACCCCGATCAGACGGACTACGTCTTAAGAGAAGTCCATGAGGGCTGCTGTGGGCACCACATCGGAGGCAAGGCCCTAGCGAGGAAACTAATCCGAAACGGATACTATTGGCCGTCAATGATGGCAGACTCCAAAGAGTTCGTCAAAAAATGCGTAAAGTGCCAacagaacgccaactttgccaGGGCGCCTGCCTCCGAGTTAAGCTTGCTGACGACTTCTCGACCGTTCTCTCAATGGGGAGTCGACCTCTTAGGGCCTTTCCCAGTCGgcccggggcaagtcaaatacctcattgTCGCAATTgactactacaccaaatggatagaagccgaaccGCTAGCCAGCATATCCTCATCTAATTGCAGGAAGTTCATGTGGAGACAGGTGGTAACGCGATTCGGGATACCGGAAGTCGTCATTTCCGACAACGGCACGCAATTTACTGATAAGAAGTTCATGAAATTCCTCAACGGCCTGGGCATAAAGCAAAGGTTCTCTTCGGTAGAACACCCTCAGACGAACGGACAAGTGGAGTCCGCCAACAAGGTTATCCTTTCAGGGCTAAAAAAGAGGTTGGACAACAAAaagggtgcttgggccgacgagctAGCATCGGTCCTCTGGTCTTACCGAACAACCGAGCAATCCTCCACCAAGGAAACTCCTTTCCGACTAACGTACGGGGTGGATGCAGTAATACCCGTAGAGATCGGTGAACTGAGTCCGCGGTTGCTTTTGAAAGGAGTAGAGGAAACCGTAGAAAAGGACTTGATAGATGAAGCCCGGGAAATGGCCCATTTGACAGAAACGGCGCTAAAACAGAGAATGGCTCTgcgctacaacaccaaagtgctcaaaAGGGAATTCGAGCcaaacgacctcgtcctaaggcggAATGATATCGGCCTGCCGACCCCCGGAGAGGGCAAGCTAGCGGCTAACTGGGAAGGCCCCTACAGGGTCAAAAAG
- the LOC130948263 gene encoding uncharacterized protein LOC130948263: MAKTEWANNLYERLEESEKQLTGEGNKVSRPKIQGIPAYMAEKVEFHRYYRPQIISLGEFYRRELETGQGELYKKAWAAMYIKHANLKLEDLYTELYEEDRFSSMRKEFYNHRMPYYDPNVIETFTVDGCCVLELLEKSDLSVDPEQELKISMDKLVRVHQDLLILDNQIPFESLRILCQDHERLQKCLCNFLQVHGIQTVPKLPRKKTQNEEVKVAVDGDDDEDPVHLLDYLRKALLMRDQHTFYKAINHKKMKRGSLHLRKYRIGTIRELKAAGIGVRKYSHSNSMYPSFKDGMLQLPELIVDGSTAHIFFNLVAYEMCPDFHNNFDISSFLVFMSSLIDQPGDVKELRLAGIIINELASDKEVADLFNKMDSILVPETPLFAHVRDQIHSHFESKRGRIRMLSWMGEASNTFFRSPWTIIALLAATLGLVLTFIQTWFAIHPKAS, encoded by the coding sequence ATGGCGAAAACCGAGTGGGCAAATAATCTGTATGAGAGATTAGAAGAATCGGAGAAGCAATTAACTGGAGAAGGTAACAAAGTTTCAAGGCCTAAAATACAAGGAATTCCAGCATACATGGCTGAAAAGGTTGAGTTTCACAGATATTACAGGCCACAGATCATTTCACTTGGTGAGTTTTATAGAAGAGAATTAGAAACTGGGCAAGGAGAGCTGTATAAGAAAGCATGGGCAGCAATGTATATTAAGCATGCTAACCTAAAGCTTGAAGATTTGTATACGGAACTCTATGAGGAGGACAGATTTTCATCGATGCGGAAGGAATTCTATAATCACAGGATGCCATATTATGACCCCAATGTGATAGAAACTTTCACAGTGGATGGATGTTGTGTTCTAGAATTGCTGGAAAAATCAGACTTGTCAGTTGATCCAGAGCAAGAGCTAAAGATTAGCATGGACAAGCTTGTACGGGTGCACCAGGATCTGCTTATCTTGGACAACCAAATTCCTTTCGAATCACTCAGGATCTTGTGTCAGGACCACGAAAGGCTCCAAAAATGCCTCTGCAACTTCCTCCAAGTTCATGGTATTCAGACAGTACCCAAGCTTCCCAGAAAGAAAACACAGAATGAAGAAGTGAAGGTAGCAGTGGATGGAGATGATGATGAGGACCCTGTCCATCTTCTTGATTATCTGCGGAAGGCCCTCTTAATGAGAGACCAACACACATTCTACAAAGCTATCAACCACAAGAAGATGAAGAGGGGATCCCTGCACCTCAGGAAGTACAGGATTGGGACCATCCGGGAACTCAAGGCAGCTGGGATTGGTGTGAGAAAGTATTCCCACAGCAACTCGATGTACCCGAGCTTCAAAGATGGGATGCTGCAGCTTCCTGAACTCATTGTAGATGGCTCAACAGCtcatatattcttcaacctAGTAGCCTATGAGATGTGTCCTGATTTTCACAACAACTTCGACATCAGCTCATTTTTAGTCTTCATGAGCTCTCTCATTGATCAGCCGGGGGATGTGAAGGAACTCAGATTAGCTGGCATAATTATCAATGAACTTGCCAGTGACAAAGAAGTAGCAGATCTGTTCAATAAGATGGACAGCATTCTTGTGCCTGAGACACCATTGTTCGCTCACGTCAGAGACCAAATCCATTCACATTTTGAGTCCAAACGAGGCAGGATCAGGATGCTGTCTTGGATGGGAGAGGCCTCTAACACGTTTTTTCGCTCGCCATGGACCATCATTGCTTTGTTGGCTGCCACACTTGGCCTTGTTCTCACATTCATCCAGACGTGGTTTGCCATCCACCCTAAAGCTTCCTAA
- the LOC130948270 gene encoding UPF0481 protein At3g47200-like, with translation MEPKKEDDSVFTDWGRGLCEILENLEKRLTGEDNRVSRPKIQRIPNYMAEKVEFQRYYKPQFISLTVFHTGETEREWYKGAWASMYVRETNLKVEDVYREMYDWNIREGAVLKPMWTKLYDVDPFDEQVDIGLKKRYGPIVDGCCVLQLLQKSESSVDPEQELKISLDKLVRVHQDLLILDNQVPFQLLRLLCEDQERLQKCLCNFLQVHGIQTAPKLPRKRTENEEVKVAVDGDGDDDEDPVHLLDYLRKALLMRDQHTFYKAINHKKNKRGSLHLRKYRIGTIRELKAAGIRVRKDSHNNSVYPSFKDGILQLPELIVDGSTPHIFLNLVAYEMCPDFRNNFEISSFLVFMSSLIDQPEDVKELRMGGIIINELASDKEVADLFNKMDSILVPETPLFAHIRDQIHSHFESKRGRITMLSWMGEASNTFFRSPWTIIALLAATLGLVLTFIQTWFAIHPKAS, from the coding sequence ATGGAGCCCAAGAAGGAAGATGATTCCGTGTTTACCGATTGGGGAAGGGGTCTGTGTGAGATACTAGAAAATTTAGAGAAGCGATTAACTGGGGAAGATAACAGAGTTTCAAGGCCTAAAATACAAAGAATTCCAAATTACATGGCTGAAAAAGTGGAGTTTCAAAGATACTACAAGCCACAGTTCATTTCACTTACTGTGTTTCACACAGGAGAGACGGAAAGAGAGTGGTATAAGGGAGCATGGGCATCCATGTATGTTAGGGAGACTAATCTAAAGGTTGAAGATGTATACAGGGAAATGTATGATTGGAATATAAGAGAAGGGGCGGTACTAAAACCCATGTGGACCAAACTATATGATGTGGATCCCTTTGATGAACAGGTAGACATCGGTTTAAAGAAAAGGTATGGTCCCATAGTGGATGGATGTTGTGTACTTCAATTGCTGCAAAAATCAGAGAGCTCAGTTGATCCAGAACAAGAGCTCAAGATTAGCCTTGACAAGCTTGTGAGGGTGCATCAAGATCTGCTTATCTTGGACAACCAGGTTCCTTTCCAATTACTCAGGCTCTTGTGTGAGGACCAAGAAAGGCTCCAAAAATGCCTCTGCAACTTCCTCCAAGTTCATGGTATTCAGACAGCACCTAAGCTTCCCAGAAAGAGAACAGAGAATGAAGAAGTGAAGGTAGCAGTGGATGGAGATGGAGATGATGATGAGGACCCCGTCCATCTTCTTGATTATCTGCGGAAGGCCCTCTTGATGAGAGACCAACACACATTCTACAAAGCTATCAACCACAAGAAGAACAAGAGGGGATCTCTGCACCTCAGGAAGTACAGGATTGGGACCATCCGGGAACTCAAAGCAGCTGGGATTCGTGTGAGAAAAGATTCCCACAACAACTCGGTGTACCCGAGCTTCAAAGATGGGATACTGCAGCTTCCAGAACTCATAGTGGATGGCTCAACACCTCATATATTCCTCAACCTAGTGGCCTATGAGATGTGTCCTGATTTTCGCAACAACTTCGAGATCAGCTCATTTTTAGTCTTCATGAGCTCTCTCATCGACCAGCCGGAGGATGTTAAGGAGCTAAGAATGGGTGGCATAATTATCAATGAACTTGCCAGTGACAAGGAAGTAGCAGATCTGTTTAATAAGATGGACAGCATTCTTGTGCCTGAGACACCGTTGTTCGCCCACATTAGAGACCAAATCCATTCACATTTTGAGtccaaaagaggcaggatcacAATGCTGTCTTGGATGGGAGAGGCCTCTAACACCTTTTTTCGCTCGCCATGGACCATCATCGCCTTGCTTGCAGCCACGCTTGGCCTTGTTCTTACATTTATCCAAACATGGTTTGCTATCCACCCTAAAGCTTCATAA
- the LOC130948265 gene encoding uncharacterized protein LOC130948265 — translation MDTEEEHVVPPWLEQNWERLEEVRKKLTGGAVNKGSRPKIQKIPLYLAERVEFRRYYEPQLISFGLYHLSKQQLLQGKPYKDLWTAMYLQHTNQRVRDLHFRILQHDWRPFYQYVELSRDRDTQETISVYGNPRSKDDFVAGVLVLDGCSVLELLEKSDCSVDSEQELKISIDKLVRVHQDLLVMDNQIPFQVLRLLCQDEARLKKCLQNFLRVHGIEATPKLGKGKLCFGMEKENNGTQSGQQEVQEIEVIVQGDDQQDKDEDKDEPIHLLDYLRKALLMRDCNTIHKEIVIKIKRRSLHLRKYRIGTIQELKAAGIGVRKDSHNNSVYPSFKDGMLQLPELIVDGSTPHIFFNLVAYEMCPDFHNNFEISS, via the coding sequence ATGGACACTGAGGAAGAACATGTTGTGCCCCCTTGGTTAGAACAAAACTGGGAACGACTAGAAGAAGTGAGGAAGAAATTAACTGGTGGAGCAGTTAACAAAGGTTCAAGGcctaaaatacaaaaaattccTCTGTACTTGGCTGAAAGGGTGGAGTTTAGAAGATATTATGAACCACAACTAATATCTTTTGGTCTATATCATCTATCAAAACAACAACTGCTTCAAGGGAAGCCATATAAGGATTTATGGACAGCAATGTATCTTCAGCATACTAATCAACGAGTGAGGGACTTACATTTCAGAATTCTTCAACACGATTGGAGGCCGTTTTATCAATATGTTGAATTATCCAGAGACAGAGATACCCAGGAAACAATTTCTGTATACGGCAATCCCAGAAGCAAAGATGACTTTGTTGCAGGTGTGCTGGTATTGGATGGATGCTCTGTACTTGAATTGCTCGAAAAATCAGACTGCTCAGTTGATTCAGAGCAAGAGCTAAAGATTAGCATTGACAAGCTTGTGAGGGTGCACCAAGATCTGCTTGTCATGGACAACCAAATTCCTTTCCAAGTTCTCAGGCTCTTGTGTCAGGATGAAGCCAGGCTCAAAAAATGCCTCCAAAACTTCCTTCGAGTTCATGGTATTGAGGCAACACCCAAGCTTGGCAAAGGGAAACTATGTTTTGGAATGGAAAAGGAGAATAACGGCACACAAAGTGGACAACAAGAAGTGCAAGAGATTGAGGTAATTGTCCAGGGAGATGACCAACAAGACAAAGATGAAGACAAAGACGAGCCAATCCATCTTTTAGATTATCTGCGGAAGGCCTTATTGATGAGAGACTGCAACACAATCCATAAGGAGATCGTGATCAAGATCAAGAGGAGATCACTGCACCTCAGAAAGTATAGGATTGGGACCATACAGGAGCTCAAGGCAGCAGGGATTGGTGTGAGAAAAGATTCCCACAACAACTCGGTGTACCCCAGCTTCAAAGATGGGATGCTGCAGCTTCCTGAACTCATTGTAGATGGCTCAACACCtcatatattcttcaacctAGTAGCCTATGAGATGTGTCCTGATTTTCACAACAACTTCGAGATCAGTTCATGA
- the LOC130947324 gene encoding uncharacterized protein LOC130947324 — MGLSSFKLLTLPCFLRCGTNFNTPHTCNTNTKLTVDGSTAHIFLNLVAYEMCPDFRNHFEISSFLVFMSSLIDQPEDVKELRLADIIINELASDKEVADLFNKMDSILVPETPLFAHVRDQIDSHFKSKRGRITMLSWMGEASNTFFRSPWTIIALLAATLGLVLTFIQTWRICC; from the exons ATGGGTCTCTCATCTTTTAAACTCCTCACTCTTCCATGCTTTCTTAGATGTGGGACTAACTTCAACACTCCTCACACTTGCAACACTAACACAAAACTCACAGTGGATGGCTCAACGGCTCATATCTTCCTCAACCTTGTAGCCTATGAGATGTGTCCTGATTTTCGAAACCACTTCGAGATCAGCTCATTTTTAGTCTTCATGAGCTCCCTCATTGATCAGCCGGAGGATGTGAAGGAACTCAGATTAGCTGACATAATTATCAATGAACTTGCCAGTGACAAGGAAGTAGCAGATCTGTTTAATAAGATGGACAGCATTCTTGTGCCTGAGACACCATTGTTTGCCCACGTTAGAGACCAGATCGATTCACATTTTAAGTCCAAACGAGGCAGGATCACAATGCTATCTTGGATGGGAGAGGCCTCTAACACCTTTTTTCGCTCGCCATGGACCATCATCGCCTTGCTTGCTGCCACTCTTGGTCTTGTTCTTACATTCATCCAAACATG GAGAATTTGTTGCTAA